The proteins below come from a single Esox lucius isolate fEsoLuc1 chromosome 7, fEsoLuc1.pri, whole genome shotgun sequence genomic window:
- the ccna1 gene encoding cyclin-A1 isoform X1, producing the protein MSFSAAAPLASRSRQEKVLASNKTDMSRVQRAKQRTVLGVLTENEQHGSSFSQRGRFSKNVSISDNSHSTLLGCPSSSSVEIYADEPCEVIIPASSMAEYPQMVNEETAAMQHKDFRLFLDLSSGSCMDTSIQSIPDEALISQDVMCLAEYAEDIHRNLRESEITCRPKPGYMRKQPDITNCMRVILVDWLVEVGQEYKLCGETLFLAVNYMDRFLSCMSVLRGKLQLVGTAAILLAAKYEEVYPPEVDDFVYITDDTYSKKQLLRMEHLLLKVLAFGMTVPTTHQFLRHLLTVHSVCFKTENLALYVAELSMLEVDPFLHYTPSMVAAAAFCLANYTLNRALWPDALCSFTGYTLAEIAPCLKDIHQLHLTAASRPQQAIREKYKSSKFGTVSLLMPAETLPFH; encoded by the exons ATGAGCTTCAGTGCCGCCGCCCCTCTTGCCAGCCGTAGCCGCCAAGAAAAAGTTCTGGCGTCCAATAAGACGGATATGTCTCGGGTGCAGAGGGCCAAGCAAAGGACGGTACTCGGCGTCTTGACTGAAAACGAACAACACGGATCCTCGTTCAGTCAG CGAGGGCGGTTCTCCAAAAATGTCTCCATCTCGGACAATTCCCACTCTACTCTCCTGGGTTGTCCCTCCAGCTCTAGTGTAGAGATCTATGCGGATGAACCATGTGAGGTTATCATCCCCGCCTCCAGCATGgctgaataccctcaaatggtGAATGAGGAAACGGCAGCAATGCAGCATAAAGATTTCAGGCTTTTCTTGGACCTGAGCTCCG GGTCATGCATGGATACGTCTATCCAGTCGATCCCTGACGAAGCCCTCATCTCTCAGGATGTCATGTGTCTTGCAGAGTATGCCGAGGACATCCACAGAAACTTAAGGGAGAGTGAA ATAACGTGCCGCCCCAAGCCCGGCTACATGAGGAAGCAGCCGGACATCACCAACTGCATGCGCGTCATCCTTGTGGACTGGCTGGTGGAGGTGGGTCAGGAGTACAAGCTGTGCGGGGAGACTCTGTTCCTGGCCGTCAACTACATGGACCGCTTCCTGTCCTGCATGTCGGTTCTCCGGGGGAAACTGCAGCTGGTGGGCACCGCTGCCATCCTCCTGGCTGC TAAATACGAGGAGGTGTACCCCCCGGAGGTGGATGACTTTGTGTACATCACGGACGACACGTACTCCAAGAAGCAGCTGCTCCGCATGGAACACCTCCTGCTGAAGGTTCTGGCTTTCGGCATGACGGTCCCCACCACGCACCAGTTCCTCCGCCACCTCCTCACTGTGCACTCTGTCTGCTTCAAGACGGAGAACCTCGCCCTG TATGTGGCAGAGCTGAGCATGTTGGAAGTGGATCCATTCCTTCACTACACACCGTCTATGGTGGCGGCTGCGGCCTTCTGTCTGGCGAACTACACCCTGAACCGGGCCCTTTGG CCTGACGCTTTATGCTCCTTCACTGGCTACACCCTAGCGGAGATTGCCCCCTGTCTCAAGGACATCCACCAACTGCACCTGACTGCTGCCAGTCGCCCTCAGCAGGCCATTAGGGAGAAGTACAAGAGCTCAAA GTTTGGcacagtgtctctgttgatGCCGGCGGAGACTCTGCCTTTCCACTAA
- the ccna1 gene encoding cyclin-A1 isoform X2, with protein sequence MSRVQRAKQRTVLGVLTENEQHGSSFSQRGRFSKNVSISDNSHSTLLGCPSSSSVEIYADEPCEVIIPASSMAEYPQMVNEETAAMQHKDFRLFLDLSSGSCMDTSIQSIPDEALISQDVMCLAEYAEDIHRNLRESEITCRPKPGYMRKQPDITNCMRVILVDWLVEVGQEYKLCGETLFLAVNYMDRFLSCMSVLRGKLQLVGTAAILLAAKYEEVYPPEVDDFVYITDDTYSKKQLLRMEHLLLKVLAFGMTVPTTHQFLRHLLTVHSVCFKTENLALYVAELSMLEVDPFLHYTPSMVAAAAFCLANYTLNRALWPDALCSFTGYTLAEIAPCLKDIHQLHLTAASRPQQAIREKYKSSKFGTVSLLMPAETLPFH encoded by the exons ATGTCTCGGGTGCAGAGGGCCAAGCAAAGGACGGTACTCGGCGTCTTGACTGAAAACGAACAACACGGATCCTCGTTCAGTCAG CGAGGGCGGTTCTCCAAAAATGTCTCCATCTCGGACAATTCCCACTCTACTCTCCTGGGTTGTCCCTCCAGCTCTAGTGTAGAGATCTATGCGGATGAACCATGTGAGGTTATCATCCCCGCCTCCAGCATGgctgaataccctcaaatggtGAATGAGGAAACGGCAGCAATGCAGCATAAAGATTTCAGGCTTTTCTTGGACCTGAGCTCCG GGTCATGCATGGATACGTCTATCCAGTCGATCCCTGACGAAGCCCTCATCTCTCAGGATGTCATGTGTCTTGCAGAGTATGCCGAGGACATCCACAGAAACTTAAGGGAGAGTGAA ATAACGTGCCGCCCCAAGCCCGGCTACATGAGGAAGCAGCCGGACATCACCAACTGCATGCGCGTCATCCTTGTGGACTGGCTGGTGGAGGTGGGTCAGGAGTACAAGCTGTGCGGGGAGACTCTGTTCCTGGCCGTCAACTACATGGACCGCTTCCTGTCCTGCATGTCGGTTCTCCGGGGGAAACTGCAGCTGGTGGGCACCGCTGCCATCCTCCTGGCTGC TAAATACGAGGAGGTGTACCCCCCGGAGGTGGATGACTTTGTGTACATCACGGACGACACGTACTCCAAGAAGCAGCTGCTCCGCATGGAACACCTCCTGCTGAAGGTTCTGGCTTTCGGCATGACGGTCCCCACCACGCACCAGTTCCTCCGCCACCTCCTCACTGTGCACTCTGTCTGCTTCAAGACGGAGAACCTCGCCCTG TATGTGGCAGAGCTGAGCATGTTGGAAGTGGATCCATTCCTTCACTACACACCGTCTATGGTGGCGGCTGCGGCCTTCTGTCTGGCGAACTACACCCTGAACCGGGCCCTTTGG CCTGACGCTTTATGCTCCTTCACTGGCTACACCCTAGCGGAGATTGCCCCCTGTCTCAAGGACATCCACCAACTGCACCTGACTGCTGCCAGTCGCCCTCAGCAGGCCATTAGGGAGAAGTACAAGAGCTCAAA GTTTGGcacagtgtctctgttgatGCCGGCGGAGACTCTGCCTTTCCACTAA